The Lutibacter profundi region TGATAAGCCACCCAAGTATAAAAACCCTGGCAAAAATCCAATACCATATACTGTGTAATAAGTGCTACAGTGTGTTGAAATGACCTCTTCAACACTTATTTTTTTTTGCAAAGCTAAATAAGGTAAATCTATACCAAACTCAATATCATAACAAACAGGTATTTCCCAAGTAGTTTTTTTTAAATTAATATTTTCTACTAGTTTTTTATTATAGATAAATTGTAATTCTTTCTTTAAATCAAAATAATTTATGTTATCTGATTTGTATATCACTAGTAATGAGCTATATATAAAATTAACTTCAAGAATGTGTTTAATGTTTCTTTTTTTTATTTTAAAATTAAAATTACGAATATCATCTAAAATATCAATCGAAATTTGTTGAGGCCATTCAATTAAAATAGCTGATTCTCCAAAAGGTTTATATGTTAATTTAAATGTACTCACAATAAACTTTCACCTACTTTTTTTAGAGATAAATATTTTACAATTTCTACAGCATTTTTAGTGTCTGAATGCACACAAAAAGTAGCAGCTTTTATTTCTTTTTTACTTCCTGTAATTGTGGTTACTTTTTCTTCAGTCAACATTTCTAAAACATGATTAAAAATAGCCTGTTTACTTGTAATTAACGCTTCTTTATTTTTTCTTGAAACCAAACTTAAATCATCATTGTAATTCCTATCGGCAAAAGCTTCATAAATAACAGCAAATCCGTATTTTAAGGCATTTTTTGAGATTACTGAATTAT contains the following coding sequences:
- the pxpB gene encoding 5-oxoprolinase subunit PxpB → MSTFKLTYKPFGESAILIEWPQQISIDILDDIRNFNFKIKKRNIKHILEVNFIYSSLLVIYKSDNINYFDLKKELQFIYNKKLVENINLKKTTWEIPVCYDIEFGIDLPYLALQKKISVEEVISTHCSTYYTVYGIGFLPGFLYLGGLSKKLHLKRRDTPRLKVPKGAVAIGGNQTGVYPKISPGGWHIIGKTPISIFNIKNSKPCLIIPGDNVKFNSISKEEFEQLKSKKEVTLKKIDLC